Genomic window (Escherichia fergusonii ATCC 35469):
AATAAAGAGGTTAAACATAGTGTGAAGAATACCGAATTCCGCAAAATCTAGAACGAAATCCCAAACAGTGTTTTGACGTTTGTATCTGTTGTAGCGGCCAGACACGCGGCATCTTCTCCACGCCATTGCGCAATTCGTTGCAGAATATGGGGCAAATACGCAGGTTCATTGCGCCGGGATGTTGGCTTCGGCGTGAGATCACGTGGGAGCAAATAGGGCGCATCGGTTTCGATAAGCAATTTCTCCGCCGGAATCAACGGTAACAGCTCGCGCAATTCCAGCCCACGTCGCTCATCACAGACCCAACCGGTAATACCAATATAAATCCCACGCGCCACGCACGCCTGCATCTCTTCGCGCGTTCCGGTAAAACAGTGCAACACTGCACCAGGTAGTTTCTCCAGCCACGGTTCCAGCAAGGTGATAAATCGCTCGTGGGCATCACGACAATGCATAAATACCGGCATGTTTAATTCAGCGGCAATGCGCAACTGGGCGACAAAGGCACGTTCCTGCTCTTCCGGTGTAGAAAAGTTACGGTTAAAGTCGAGGCCACACTCACCAATCGCCACCACTTCTGGCTGCGCGGCAAGCTCAATAATTGCTTCTTCGGTCGCAGCTTGCCACTGGCTGCTGTCGTGAGGATGCACACCCGCTGTTGACCAACAGTGCGGGTAATGACGTGCCAGCTTTTGCGCCTGCTGGCTTTCACGCAGGTTAGTGCCGGTGATGAGCAGCCCATTAACGCCCGCAGCAAAAGCGCGCGTTACGATATCATCACGATCTTTCGCAAATTGCGAGCTGGTCAAATTAACGCCAATATCAAACATCCTGCTCTCCATATGACAACCGCCCTGACGGGCGGTTGAATTTATTCAGTTTTTTCGCTTTCTGCTTCAGCATCATTTTCTTCTTCCCGGTTTCGGCCTTTACCAACATAAAAGCGTGAGAAGAAGACACCAATTTCAAACAAGCAGTACATCGGGATCGCCAACAGCGTTTGCGAGAAAACATCTGGCGGTGTCAGCAGCATCCCGACGACGAATGCGCCAACCAGCACATACGGACGTTTTCTACGCAAGTCTTCTGGTGTGGTGATTCCCATCCAGCACAGCAGCACAATCGCCACAGGCACTTCAAAGGAAACACCAAACGCCATAAACAACGCCATGACGAAACTCAGATAGCTGGCGATATCGGTAGATACCTGTACCCCTTCTGGCGCGGTATTGGCGAGGAAGCCAAATGCCAGCGGGAAGACAACGAAATAGGCAAATGCCATACCGATATAAAAAAGCAGAGAGCTTGAAATCAGCAACGGCACCACCAGGCGTCGTTCATGCTTATACAGCGCAGGGGCAATAAATGCCCATACCTGATAGAGAATCACTGGCGCAGACAAGATCAGCGACACCATAAAGGTCAGCTTGATCGGCGTAAAGAACGGTGAGGCCACGTCGGTGGCGATCATCGTTGAACCTTGCGGTAACTGCTTGATCAGTGGCGCAGACACCAGGTGATAGATGTCATTGGCGAAATAGACCAGACACAGGAATATCACGATTACCGCGATAATGCAGTTCAGCAGACGCTTACGCAGCTCAATCAGATGCGTGATAAGCGGTTGAGTATCTTCTACAGACATGTTTACGGTTTATCACTCGACGAAGGGGAAGGCGCAGCGGTTTTCAGTTCAGCGTCCGGCGCATCCGCAGCAGATTTTACCTCTGGTGCAGGCTTTGTCTCAGGCTTTTGTTCCGGTGAACTGGCCTGATGCTCTGCAGCAGCTGGCGTGACGCCCTCGTGGGCAGTTTCATTGCCTTTCACCACCGGATTATGGATGGTATGCGCTTCATCGCTCGCCTTTTCAGGATCGTTAACGCTATAAGAACGTTTCATCGATTCCGCAGCCTGACGCAGTTCATCCATAGACGCTTTCAGTTCTGGCGTCAGGTTAGTCAGACTCGCTTTTTCAACCTTTTTCAGGCTGTCCTGAAACTCCTGGAGTTTTAACTCCTGGGTCAGTTCGTTCTGCACCGTCGTTGCCAGTGAACGCAACGCGCGAACCCAGCCCGCTACCGTTTTTACTGCCACAGGCAAACGTTGCGGCCCCAGTACCACGAGGCCGATGATGAATACCAATAGCAGTTCGCTAAAACCGATATCAAACACGGATTACACCTGCTCTTTATCGTGGCGCTTTGCGTCTTCTGTTTTAGCCTGTTCCTGTTTGACATCAGCCTGCTTATCAGTAATAGATTTTGCAGTAAAATCAGCGTCCTGACTGGTTTTGTCCTGCTTTGGCTCATCATCGCTCATAGCTTTTTTAAAGCCTTTGATCGATGCACCAAGATCGGAACCGATGGAGCCGAGCTTTTTGGTGCCAAAAAGCAGTACAACGATGACGGCAATAATCAACAACTGCCAAATACTGATACCACCCATACATGTTCCTCTGTGGTAGATGATGAATTAATAAAGCCGCATTATACGTTACACGGCCCGCCTTGAGCGATGAAAAAATCAGCGTGTTTTGCGCCAACCGACAAACCATGCGACCAGACCAGCTGCCATTAACCAGCCGGGCATCAGGCCCCATTCAGGTCGGCTAACCAGCAAAAATGTGCCACTTAATACTAAAGTCGCGCCAATCCCTAATAAATAGCGAGATTGCCCCTGACGCACATGATTGGACTGTAACTCGCGCGCAATCTTATCAACACTGTGCTGCAAATACTTGCCCTGGCGCAAACTGTCGTAAACCAGTTCAGGCAGTTCTGGCATTTTTTCGACCCAGAACGGTGCTTTTTCCTTTAATGCTCTCACCAGCGCAGGAATACCGACCTGATCTTTAATCCACGACTCCAGGAAGGGCTTCGCCGTTTTCCATAAATCGAGCTGCGGATAAAGCTGGCGGCCTACCCCTTCGATATAGAGCAAGGTTTTCTGGAGTAACACCAATTGCGGCTGCACTTCCATATTGAAGCGACGCGCCGTATTAAACAGATTTAACAGCACATGTCCAAACGAAATTTCGGCCAGCGGTTTCTCAAAGATAGGTTCACAGACCGTACGAATGGCAAATTCGAACTCTTCAACATTGGTATCTGGCGGCACCCAGCCAGAATCGACGTGTAGCTCTGCCACTTTGCGATAGTCGCGATTAAAGAAGGCGATAAAGTTTTCTGCCAGATAGCGTTTATCTTCTTTGTTTAGCGAGCCGACAATCCCGCAATCAATGCCGATATATTTTGGGTTTTCCGGGTGTTCATAGCTTACGAAGATGTTGCCAGGATGCATATCGGCATGGAAAAAGCTGTCGCGAAAGACCTGAGTGAAGAACACCTGCACGCCGCGTTCCGCCAGCAATTTCATGTTGGTGCCGTTTTTCTCCAGCGCCGCGACATCAGAAACCGGAATGCCGTAAATACGCTCCATCACCATCATCCCTTCACTGCAATAGTCAGGGTAAACTTCCGGGATGTAGAGCATCGGGCTGTCTTCAAAATTGCGCCGAAGCTGAATGGCGTTGGCAGATTCCCGCAGCAAATTCAGTTCGTCGATCAACGTTTTTTCGTACTCGCGCACCACTTCGGTTGGGCGTAGACGACGACCATCCGGCAGCAAACGCGGTACCCAACGAGCCAGACGGTAGATAAGTTTCAGGTCTGCTTTAATGACCGGCAAAATATCCGGGCGGATGACTTTAATTACCACCTCTTTGCCATTCGATTTCAGCCGTGCAGTATGAACCTGGGCAATAGAAGCCGAAGCCAGCGGCTTAATATCAAAATCATCAAACCAGGCTTCCACCGGCAGGCCGCCCATTGCTGCTTCAATCTGTTGCTTCGCCAGTCTGCCATCAAATGGCGCAACTTTGTCCTGCAATAACGCCAGTTGATCGGCAATATGTGGCGGGAACAGGTCGCGGCGGGTAGATAACATCTGCCCGAACTTAATCCACACCGGCCCCAGTTCTTGTAGAGCCAGTCGTAGTCGCTCACCTAATGGTTTGTCTTTATGCCGATTCGGCATCCAGAATAATGAGTATCGCCATAGCCGTAACGGCAGGGTGATACGCATTTTAGGGATCAGTTCATCAAGTCCGTAGCTTAAAAAAGTGCGAATGATGAAATATAGGCGCCGTACTTCACCTGGCGTCATTTAACCTCCAGTTTTTCCAGCCGTTTGGTCAGGGAATCCACGGCACGTTCAACGGCTGCCGTTTCTTCCGCAAACCAGGCTACTTCAAGTGGACCTGGCGCCATACGCCACTCTTCGGTAATGGCTTCCGCCACGTAACGTTGCTGGCGTTTAATGCCGTGATGCAAGAACTTCGCGCCTCCACGCAAGGCTTTGCTGATACCTTCAGCGGCGATATCACCGGTATAAGGCGCTAGCAATTCTGCTGGGTCAAACTCGGCCAGATCTGCCAGTGCAACGAAGTTCTGCACCACCTGAATATCGCCCTGTACTTCCAGCTCACCGCTGCGAATTAACGCGGCAAGCTGCTGGCGATCGCGAAGTTTCGGCAACACGCTGGCGTAGGCGATAACGGTGCAGTCAGCATCTCCTGCCCATTCACCCAGCACATCGACCTGGCGTTCGCTGAACACCAGAATCAATGACGTCGAAAAGCCTTTTACCTCCACGCGCAAAACTTTACCCAGCAGACGCGAGCGGGCCGTTTTCAGCGCGGGTGAGCGATACAGGAAGGTGTTGAGCAGACTTTCAATTCCTGCCGTCACTAAAGGTTTAAAAGGCATTTCCGGTCTCCTGTCAGAACTTATAACCACGATGCAGCGCCACAACACCTGCCGTCAGGTTGTAATAGTCAACGCTTTCAAAGCCTGCGTCTTCCATCATTGCTTTCAGAGTATCCTGATCAGGATGCATACGGATGGATTCCGCCAGATAACGGTAGCTATCGGCGTCATTTGCGACCAGCGAACCGATACGCGGCAGGATATGGAATGAATATGCGTCGTAGGCTTTGCTTAACGGTTCAATAATCGGTTTGGAGAATTCAAGCACCAACAGGCGACCGCCTGGTTTCAGCACTCGATACATGGAACGCAGCGCTTTCTCTTTTTCGGTAACGTTACGCAGCCCAAAAGAAATAGTAATGCAATCAAAGGTGTTATCCGGGAATGGCAGCGCTTCGGCGTTTGCCTGCACATATTCCACATTCCCAATTACACCGATATTGCGCAGCTTTTCGCGGCCCATTTTGAGCATCGATTCGTTGATATCGGCAAGGACGACTTTACCGGTTTCGCCCACCATGCGGGAGAATTTAGCTGTCAGATCGCCCGTACCGCCCGCCAGGTCGAGGACAGTTTGTCCACGGCGTACGCCACTGCAATCAATCGTGAAGCGTTTCCACAAACGATGTATGCCAAAAGACATCAAATCATTCATGACATCGTATTTCGATGCCACGGAATGGAAAACATGGGCGACCATATCCGCTTTTTGTTCCTTCGCGACGGTCTGAAAACCAAAGTGCGTCGTTTCTTGTGACTTATCCACCATCTCAGTGCCTGCTCATCAAAAAATTGTTCCAGAAGTGTAACAGATTGGGCGTCATTGCCCTACATTTCCGCCCGGCCTCACTACCCCCAAAGAGCTAGTGCGACTGTTGATTATATTCTTCATCGCGTTGATAAACTTCATCATTCGGCTGCTCCGGAACTGATCGTAAACGGTACTCCTCATCCTGGTTTACCGCCTGATCAGTCAATTCAGGATTAATCTCGCGTTTAATTTCTACCCCTAAACCGCGAAACGCTTCTGCCTGCGCCAGCACATTTCCGCGACCTGAAGAGAGTTTTTTCATTGCCTGACGATAGTTGTCCTGTGCTTTGTCCAGACTTTGACCGATCGCGGACATATCATCGACAAACAAGCGCATTTTGTCGTACAACTTGCTGGCGCGATCGGCTATTTTCTGAGCGTTGCGGCTTTGATGCTCATAGCGCCAGAGGTTGGCGATAGTGCGCAGCGCCACCAGCAGCGTGGTCGGGCTAACCAGCATGATATTGTTTTTCAACGCTTCGGTGATCAGCTCCGGCTGGCGGTCAAGCGCCAGTAAAAAAGCGGGTTCAACAGGGATAAACATCAGCACGTAATCCAGGGTTCGCAGCCCCGGCAGTTGTTGATAATCTTTGCGCCCCAGTAAGCGGATATGGTTACGCACCGACGCGATATGCTCCTGTAGCGCGCTTTCACGTGCGTAGTCATCTTCAGCGTTGAAATAACGTTCATAGGCAACCAGCGTCATTTTGGCGTCGATCACCACATCTTTGCCCTGCGGCAACCGCACAATGACATCTGGTTGCATTCGCGAACGCGTGTCGGTTTCGATGCTCACCTGAGTCTGATATTCATACCCTTCACGCAGACCAGACGCCTCCAGTACGCGGGTTAGCACCACTTCGCCCCAGTTGCCCTGGGTTTTATTGTCGCCTTTCAGGGCGCGAGTGAGGTTAATGGCTTCCTGGGCCATTTGCGCATTAAGCTGCTGGAGATTGCGGATTTCATGCGCCAGCGTATGGCGTTCTTGTGCTTCTTTACCAAAGCTCTCCTGAACCTGACGGCGAAAACCGTCCAGTTGTTCACGTAGCGGCGACAACAGGCTGTTCAGACTCTGACGGTTTTGCTCATCAACCCGGCGATTGCTGTGCTCGAAAATACGGTTGGCGAGGTTTTCAAACTGCTCACTGAGGCGCTGTTCGCTGTTGATCATTTGGCGAATTTTATCGTCAGCATGTTGCTGCGCAGCTTCCATCCGCGTGGTGACTTCACGCAGATCCGCCTCCAGCGAGGTGTTAATGCTTTGCAGACTGCGCACTTCATTATTGAGTAACTCGCACTCAGCACGCCAATGTTCGCTTTGGGTAATTTGTTGTTTTGCCGCACTTAACTCCGCGACCATCTCTTCACGTTCAGCGAATTGCTCGGCTTTTTGCTGCGCATGCTGATAACTGGCAATCAGCCAGCCAATCGCCACGCTCACCAACGCAATAACTGCGTAAACCATGATTGAGATATCCACAACGCCTCCAGCCTCATTACTTACCCGCACAAAATAGAATTGTGCTGTACAAACGTCCAGTTTGAAAGAAGTTTCCTGCGAGGCGCTACGCAAAACGATCGTTAATTTTCATTATTTTATCCCACAATATGAGATGAAGTTTATATTGTGGGATATATCACCTTTTCCCCACTTCATTATGTGGAACACTTCAGCAATATCATCAGGAGAAACGTATGGCAGAAACCTCTTCAACCACCGCAGGCGCACAAACGTTATTACGCGGACTGGCGGTTCTTAATGCTGTTTATAACGGCTGCCATGACCTGAAAAGTATCGGCGAGTTCACCGGCACGACCCGGAGCACAACCCATCGTTTAGTCACCGTTCTGGTGGAACAACGCTACCTGCGCCATGTCCCAACGCAGGGCTACCAACTGGGTGCCAAACTGATCGAATTCGGTGCCAGAGCACTGGAAAGCACCTCGCTGTACGAAGTTGCCCAGCCCGTTTTGCAACGCCTTGCCCGTTACACCCTGGACACCGTGCATCTGGGGATCGTTGAAGGCGACGAAGTGCTGTATCTGGAGAAGATCAACAGCCAGCGCGGGCTGGAAATGCGCTCACGCCCAGGCCATCGCATGCCACTGGCAATCACCGGCATCGGCAAGGCATTGATCCTCAACCGAACAGAAGAAGAGTGGCGCACGCTGTTTAAGACCTGTGGTGATGAAACAAAACTGGGCACATTTATTCAGAACATGCGTCGTTATGCCGCCAGTGGTTTTGCTTTTGATCTGGAAGAGAACGAGCCGACTATCCGTTGCGTTGCAGCGCCGGTATACAACGCCCGGGATGAAATTGTGGCGGCTATTTCTGTCGCCAGTACCACTACGTATATGTCACTGGCGCGTCTGGAAGAACTGGCACCTTACGTCAAATCCTGTGCAGAAGAGATATCCGCTGAACTGGGCTGGGGTAAGCACGTCCACAAAAATAAATAAACCATGACTAAAGGAAACGGCTAATGTCGGGAAACACCTCATTTATTGCCCTGGACTGGGGAACGTCATCGCTTCGGGCATGGCGTTTTGGTGACTCACCAAATCCACAAGAAAAACGTGAATTCCCGTGGGGGATCATGAAATTACCCTCCCAGGCAGCAACACGTGAGGACGCTTTCCACGATACGTTTTTACGTGTCTGCGGCGACTGGCTGGCACAATCCCCATGCCCGGTTCTGGCTTGCGGCATGATCGGCAGTGCGCAAGGGTGGCAACCAGCAGCTTATTTACCTTGCCCGGTCACTCTTGAGGGTCTGGCAAAGCAGTTGACGCCTGTTATCCACCAGCAGCAGACAATGCTGCACATCATTCCTGGCGTGATTAAAGAAGGTGAAATGCCCGAAGTGATGCGTGGTGAAGAGACACAAATCTTCGGTGCTATCTCGATGGAACCGGCCCTGCACAACGCAATCCATCAGGGTATGCCTGTGCTGATTGGCTTACCTGGCACACATGCGAAATGGGCTGTAGTTGAAAACAACACCATTACCGATTTCCGAACCTTTATGACTGGCGAGTTATTTGATGTTTTATCCCGCCATTCGATTCTCGGTGCCACCATGCGTTCGGGAGATGAACCGCACTGGGATGCCTTCGCCCACGGGCTGACAGCAGCACAAGAGCATCATCAGACCGGATTATTATCGACGCTATTTTCGACCCGTTCGCGCCTGCTGACCAGTAATCTTACGCCGTCCTCACAGGGGGATTATCTTTCAGGATTACTGATAGGCCATGAATTATGCGGTCTGGCATCCAGTTTGCTACGTGATTTACCCGCCACAACACCGATCGCCTTAATCGGTAGCGCCACTCTGAACAGCCGCTATTCACAAGCATTCAGCCACGTTTTTCCCGACAGACAGCTACACGCCATTCCTAATGCCACTGAACAGGGGTTATGGCGAATCGCCCACGCTGCCGGGCTACTCTCCACCAACGCCAGGGAATGTACTCATGCCATTTAATACGCTTTTGCAAAAAACCGGGTTAGTCGCCATTTTACGCGGCGTGAAACCGGATGAGATTGTCGCCATCGGTGAAAAGCTGTATGCCGCTGGATTTCGCCTGATTGAGATTCCCATGAACTCGCCGGAGCCGTTGCAAAGTATCAGTTTACTGCGCGACGCCCTGCCTAAGGACTGCCTGGTCGGAGCCGGAACTGTGCTTTCGGTGGAGCAAGTCGTCGCGGTTAAAGAGGCTGGAGGCCAGATTATCGTGATGCCGCATTGCGATACTGCGGTGATCCGTCGTGCCCGTGCGCTGGGTATGTATTGTGCGCCTGGCGTCGCTACGCCCACCGAAGCTTTTGCTGCCATTGAACATGGCGCCAATGCCATCAAGCTGTTCCCGGCTGAACAAATTACGCCTGAAGTCACCAAAGCCTGGCGTGCGGTTATTCCACAATCCGTTCCGATGTTACCGGTTGGCGGTATCACTCCAGACACAATGGCGCGTTATCTGAGCCACGGCGCAAACGGCTTTGGCCTCGGTTCTGCGCTATATCGCCCCGGCATGACGCCAGAGCAAGTCTATGAAAATGCAGTACTGTTTATGAATGCATGGAACAATTTAAATAGCAACTAACTGATAAATAAGGATATAAAAGCAATGATAAAACATCTTACCTTACCGAAAAAAATGGCTGCAATGGTACTTCTTGCCGGCGCTGCCCTCAGCACTGCGCCTGTGCAGGCGGCCTCCTGGCCAACCAAACAGATCGAGTTAGTCGTCCCCTACGCGGCCGGAGGCGGTACGGACCTGGTTGCCCGAGCCTTTGCAGATGCCGCCAAAAACCATTTACCCGTCAGCATCGGGGTTATCAATAAACCTGGCGGTGGCGGCGCTATCGGCCTGAGTGAAATCGCCGCTGCCCGCCCTAACGGTTACAAAATTGGTTTAGGCACGGTTGAACTGACCACCCTTCCCAGCCTCGGAATGGTGCGTTTTAAAACCAGCGACTTTAAACCCATTGCCCGTCTGAACGCGGATCCGGCTGCTATCACCGTCCGTTCTGATGCGCCGTGGAATAGCTATGAAGAATTTATGACTTACGCCAAAGCGAATCCCGGAAAAGTACGCATTGGTAACTCAGGCACCGGAGCTATCTGGCATCTGGCGGCAGCTGCACTGGAAGACAAAACGGGCGCAAAGTTTTCCCATGTCCCGTATGACGGCGCAGCTCCTGCCATTACAGGTCTGTTAGGCGGGCATATTGAAGCGGTTTCCGTAAGCCCAGGTGAAGTTATCAACCATGTGAAAGGCGGCAAGCTGAAGACACTGGTAGTGATGGCTGATGAGCGTATGAAAACCATGCCTGACGTACCGACGTTAAAAGAGAAAGGCGTTGATCTCTCCATCGGCACCTGGCGCGGTCTGATCGTGTCGCAAAAAACGCCGCAGGATGTGGTTGATGTTCTGGCTAAGGCCGCAAAAGAGACGGCTGAAGAGCCTGCATTCCAGGATGCACTGCAAAAGTTGAATCTCAACTATGCATGGCTTGATGGTGCCAGCTTCCAGACCCAAATCAACGAACAGGAAAAGTACTTTGACGAGTTACTAACTCGGCTGGGCTTGAAAAAATAATCCCGAGGTACGGTCGATGAACACAAAACAGTCTGTTGCTCAACTCGCCGTACCGCACCGCAAGCGCCTTTCATCCACTGTGGTGGTGGCGCTGTTACTTTGTGTGGTTGCTGGCGCGGTGATAATTAATGCCGCTGATTTTCCAGCAACTGCCATTGAAACGGATCCCGGTGCAAGTGCCTTCCCTACTTTCTATGCCTGCGCTCTGATTGTGCTCGCTGTCTTACTGGTGATACGCGATCTTTTGCTGGCAAAACCAGTCCCTTGCGCCAACGCACAGGAAAAACCGGCATTCAGGAAAACGGCAACAGGAATTGCGGCAACCGCGTTTTATATCGTGGCAATGAGCTACTGCGGTTATCTCATTACTACTCCTGTTTTCCTCATCGTCATTATGGCATTGATGGGCTACAGGCGATGGGTACTCACACCGGGTATTGCGCTGCTGTTAACGGCAATCCTCTGGTTGCTGTTTGTCGAAGCGTTACAGGTGCCATTGCCTGTCGGCACATTTTTCGAATAACAGGGGCCTGCAATGTTTGAAAGTGAACTTTTAACTCAGGGGTTTTCGACATTACTCAGTAATCCTCAGGCGCTACTGTTTGCCACGTTTGGAGTGATGCTGGGTATTATGATTGGCGCTCTGCCTGGCCTGACAGCGACCATGGGTGTGGCGATTTTGCTGCCTTTCACCTACGGCATGGAGCCTGTTTCTGGCTTGTTGATGATTTGCGGTGTCTTTTTTGGTGGTGTGTATGGTGGTTCTATCACCGCAATTTTGCTCAAAATTCCCGGTACACCTGCCGCCGCTGCCACCGCCATTGACGGTTATGAGTTAACGAAGCAGGGAAAAGCCGGGCTGGCGTTAAGTGCCGCCACGTTCTCTTCTTTTAGCGGTGGAACGCTCAGCATTATCGTATTGATGTTTCTCTCTCCGGTCCTTGCCAGTTGGGCGTTGAAATTTAGTGCCTCGGAGTCCTTCGCCCTGGCAACCTTCGGACTAAGCATTATTGCCAGTATTTCCGGTGAGTCGCTGATTAAAGGGCTGATTGCCGGGGTTGGCGGATTACTGATCGCAACGATAGGCCTTGATCCAATGGGCGGTTTTCCACGCTTTACAGGTGGATTTGTGGAGCTGATGAATGTGCCATTTATCCCGGTGATGATTGGTTTATTTGCTGCTTCAGAAGCATTCCGCTCTATGGAGCAAAACCAGCAAATTCGTCAGGGGGCGAAGGTGGCTATCGGCAGTCTGTTACTGCCCTGGCAAACACTACGCCGCATCGCATTAACCATTTTGCGCTCATCAGGATTAGGGGTTTTTATCGGCATGATCCCCGGTGCGGGGGCAGATATTGCAGCTTTTGTTGCCTATAACGAAACTCGTCGTTTCAGTAAGACGCCTGAAAACTTTGGTAAGGGTGAGATTAAGGCGGTGGCCTCCTGTGAGGCAGGCGCGAATGGCTGCACCGGTGGCGCATTGTTACCTATGCTGACGCTGGGGATCCCAGGCGATGCGGTAACTGCCATCATGCTGGGCGCGTTAACGTTACAAGGGATGCAGCCAGGCCCACTGATGTTTACCGACCACGGCGATATGGTTTATACGCTGTTTGTCGGCATGATCTTTTGTTACTTCATGCTGCTAGTTCTTGGACTGCTCTCTTTGAAAGTCATCGGTAACGTGGTGAAGATCCCCGGCAATATTCTCACGCCGATGATCCTCGCGCTTTGTGTTGTTGGGACTTATGCGCTGAACAACAGCCTGTTTGATGTTGGCATTATGCTGATTGCAGGCGTGGTGGGCTATTTCATGCAAAAAGGGGGGTATCCGGCGTCACCCGTAGTGCTGGCATTGATTATGGGGCCAATGGCGGAAAGTAATTTTCGCCGTGCGCTGTCGCTTTCAGGGGGGTCACTCGACTTCCTGTATACCCGACCGATAACCCTGGCATTGCTGACTCTGGCAGCCTTTACGCTACTGACGCCAATAATCCGCAAAATTATGCGCTTACGGCGTCAGTAACTGATATCGCTCCCCGACGTTGGGGAGCGTTTTTTTATTTCAGCAGACGACGCGCCGCTTCCACCACGATTTTCACCGCATGGCTTTCGGTTTGTTTCATCGTCTCAGCATTCGGGATCTCTTGCTGGGTACGATTGACGATAACGCCCGCCACCATACCCGCACGCAGGCCCTGGCTTGCACACATGGTCAGCAGGGTTGCAGATTCCATTTCATAGTTCATTACGCCCATCGCCTGCCACTCTTCCATCGAACCTTTAAAGTGGCGCACAACACGACCAGAGTAAGTGTCGTAGCGTTCCTGGCCTGGGTAGAAGGTGTCGGAAGAAGCCGTCACGCCAACGTGAGTGGTTGCACCAATTGACTTCGCCGCTTCAACCAGCGCGGTCGTACATTCGAAATCAGCCACAGCCGGGAACTCCAGCGGAGCGAAGTGCAGGCTCGCGCCATCCAGACGAACAGACGCAGTGGTCACCAGCACATCGCCGACATTGATATGCGGCTGAATTGCGCCCGTAGTACCAATACGCAGGAAAGTACGGATACCCAGCTGTGCCAGCTCTTCAACAGCAATAGAAGTGGAAGGACCACCGATACCAGTAGAACAAACAATGACAGGTTTACCATCCAGCTCAGCACGCCAGGTGGTGAATTCGCGGTGAGATGCCAGCTTAACTGGCTTTTCCATCAGCGTTGCAATTTTTTCCACGCGATCCGGGTCGCCAGGAACGATAGCCAGCGTAGCCCCTTGTAAATCGTTTTTAGTGAGGCCGAGATGAAAAACATCAGACTTGGACATAAACAACTCCTCTGTGAATCGGTTTAGTCAGAAGAAGCAAAAAGACACTTTACCGAAGGGTTTAACATTTTTTCGTGACACTCATCACCTTGATGTAAATGCGTTGCATAAATTTACCCACCAAAAGTGATGTGAATCACATAAATCACTCTTCATTCTGCATGACTGCATAAAAGATGAGCCGATTCAGGCAATGTGATTTGTTGCATGCTGACTATAGTTAACATTGCGCAACATTTTTATAAGG
Coding sequences:
- a CDS encoding tripartite tricarboxylate transporter TctB family protein, yielding MNTKQSVAQLAVPHRKRLSSTVVVALLLCVVAGAVIINAADFPATAIETDPGASAFPTFYACALIVLAVLLVIRDLLLAKPVPCANAQEKPAFRKTATGIAATAFYIVAMSYCGYLITTPVFLIVIMALMGYRRWVLTPGIALLLTAILWLLFVEALQVPLPVGTFFE
- a CDS encoding Bug family tripartite tricarboxylate transporter substrate binding protein; this encodes MIKHLTLPKKMAAMVLLAGAALSTAPVQAASWPTKQIELVVPYAAGGGTDLVARAFADAAKNHLPVSIGVINKPGGGGAIGLSEIAAARPNGYKIGLGTVELTTLPSLGMVRFKTSDFKPIARLNADPAAITVRSDAPWNSYEEFMTYAKANPGKVRIGNSGTGAIWHLAAAALEDKTGAKFSHVPYDGAAPAITGLLGGHIEAVSVSPGEVINHVKGGKLKTLVVMADERMKTMPDVPTLKEKGVDLSIGTWRGLIVSQKTPQDVVDVLAKAAKETAEEPAFQDALQKLNLNYAWLDGASFQTQINEQEKYFDELLTRLGLKK
- a CDS encoding IclR family transcriptional regulator → MAETSSTTAGAQTLLRGLAVLNAVYNGCHDLKSIGEFTGTTRSTTHRLVTVLVEQRYLRHVPTQGYQLGAKLIEFGARALESTSLYEVAQPVLQRLARYTLDTVHLGIVEGDEVLYLEKINSQRGLEMRSRPGHRMPLAITGIGKALILNRTEEEWRTLFKTCGDETKLGTFIQNMRRYAASGFAFDLEENEPTIRCVAAPVYNARDEIVAAISVASTTTYMSLARLEELAPYVKSCAEEISAELGWGKHVHKNK
- the rmuC gene encoding DNA recombination protein RmuC encodes the protein MDISIMVYAVIALVSVAIGWLIASYQHAQQKAEQFAEREEMVAELSAAKQQITQSEHWRAECELLNNEVRSLQSINTSLEADLREVTTRMEAAQQHADDKIRQMINSEQRLSEQFENLANRIFEHSNRRVDEQNRQSLNSLLSPLREQLDGFRRQVQESFGKEAQERHTLAHEIRNLQQLNAQMAQEAINLTRALKGDNKTQGNWGEVVLTRVLEASGLREGYEYQTQVSIETDTRSRMQPDVIVRLPQGKDVVIDAKMTLVAYERYFNAEDDYARESALQEHIASVRNHIRLLGRKDYQQLPGLRTLDYVLMFIPVEPAFLLALDRQPELITEALKNNIMLVSPTTLLVALRTIANLWRYEHQSRNAQKIADRASKLYDKMRLFVDDMSAIGQSLDKAQDNYRQAMKKLSSGRGNVLAQAEAFRGLGVEIKREINPELTDQAVNQDEEYRLRSVPEQPNDEVYQRDEEYNQQSH
- a CDS encoding 2-dehydro-3-deoxygalactonokinase — protein: MSGNTSFIALDWGTSSLRAWRFGDSPNPQEKREFPWGIMKLPSQAATREDAFHDTFLRVCGDWLAQSPCPVLACGMIGSAQGWQPAAYLPCPVTLEGLAKQLTPVIHQQQTMLHIIPGVIKEGEMPEVMRGEETQIFGAISMEPALHNAIHQGMPVLIGLPGTHAKWAVVENNTITDFRTFMTGELFDVLSRHSILGATMRSGDEPHWDAFAHGLTAAQEHHQTGLLSTLFSTRSRLLTSNLTPSSQGDYLSGLLIGHELCGLASSLLRDLPATTPIALIGSATLNSRYSQAFSHVFPDRQLHAIPNATEQGLWRIAHAAGLLSTNARECTHAI
- a CDS encoding 2-dehydro-3-deoxy-6-phosphogalactonate aldolase, with product MPFNTLLQKTGLVAILRGVKPDEIVAIGEKLYAAGFRLIEIPMNSPEPLQSISLLRDALPKDCLVGAGTVLSVEQVVAVKEAGGQIIVMPHCDTAVIRRARALGMYCAPGVATPTEAFAAIEHGANAIKLFPAEQITPEVTKAWRAVIPQSVPMLPVGGITPDTMARYLSHGANGFGLGSALYRPGMTPEQVYENAVLFMNAWNNLNSN